The following are encoded together in the Mastacembelus armatus chromosome 6, fMasArm1.2, whole genome shotgun sequence genome:
- the fbxl9 gene encoding F-box/LRR-repeat protein 14 isoform X1 translates to MEEDVIETPELPVEILVYILSFLHPSDRKEASLVCRSWYHASQDLRFQKKVTFHFPASISSLELVRGLGTKSCCSLVISQLDGFSMSRSLLLEVGLCLGSKLESLALPGSSITEASLLTLLPHLTSLRRLDLRGLDSLFMSGAFLSREEHRQQVRSALSGLEELDLSDLRYLSDLTFNRLTSCTPHLRRLSLAGCHIAYEFDPYRGCPVGAVEDSSALLSLRSLRRLLTEQKSTLVALDLSRTSITPESLRNIAQVRELVLEELRLHGCKELTDYSVEVLVKHQPNLQKLDISACTELTSRSVEAIAHGLESLTHLSLSRDWRITEKGLADLLSVSSLRSLDLSECLHVSGAEIVKGLTGSSDARAQLEVLNLKSCTYIRDLAIFSLTQLLGDTLCELDLTSCINVTDLSVRSIATYLQRLVVLRLGWCKEVTDWGLLGMVETTKCDLDEETEDNGPRFTRTFGNMGFFKPPRLPFEERPKLVTQNDLEQFRQQAGASLLALNRLQELDLSAISKLTDSSIIQVVRYPDLHCLSLSMLPEITDASLVSVAWHCRSLTRLALSHCPGISDCGVAQAAPYLHRLQHLYLSSCNNITDRSLVFLAQHCKRLRTLDISKCKNISVTTVDLLQSQLPFLENVNYKFIGGADLTFSL, encoded by the exons AAGAAGGTCACCTTCCACTTCCCGGCTTCAATCTCGTCTTTGGAGCTGGTGAGGGGCCTGGGCACCAAATCATGCTGCAGTCTAGTTATCAGCCAGCTTGATGGCTTCAGTATGTCCAGATCGCTGCTACTGGAG GTCGGTCTGTGTCTGGGCTCTAAGTTGGAGAGCTTGGCTCTGCCTGGTAGCAGTATAACAGAGGCCTCTCTGCTGACCCTCCTGCCTCACCTCACTTCCCTCCGCAGGTTGGACCTCAGAGGCCTGGACAGCCTGTTTATGTCCGGTGCTTTCCTCTCCAGGGAGGAACACAGACAGCAG GTCAGATCCGCTCTTTCAGGTCTGGAGGAGTTGGACCTGTCTGACCTGCGCTATCTGTCCGACCTCACCTTCAATCGGCTCACCAGCTGCACCCCACACCTCCGCCGGCTCTCGCTAGCTGGCTGCCATATCGCTTACGAGTTTGACCCATATCGAGGGTGCCCGGTGGGAGCTGTGGAGGACTCGTCAGCTTTGTTGTCACTGAGGAGCCTGAGAAGGTTGTTGACAGAGCAGAAATCCACCCTTGTAGCTCTGGACCTCAGCAGGACCTCCATCACCCCCGAGTCACTACGCAATATCGCACAG GTTCGAGAATTGGTCTTAGAGGAACTGCGGTTGCATGGCTGTAAGGAGCTGACCGACTACTCAGTGGAGGTTCTGGTGAAACACCAGCCAAACCTCCAGAAACTGGACATCAGTGCCTGCACTGAGCTGACCAGCAGGTCTGTAGAGGCCATAGCACATGGCCTAGAGTCACTGACACACCTGTCCTTGTCCCGAGACTGGAGGATCACTGAAAAAG GCCTGGCTGACCTCCTGTCTGTGTCATCCCTGAGGAGTCTGGATCTGTCTGAGTGTCTGCACGTCAGTGGAGCTGAGATAGTGAAAGGATTGACAGGGTCCAGTGATGCTAGAGCACAGCTAGAGGTGCTCAACCTCAAAAGCTGCACCTACATCAGG GATCTTGCAATTTTCTCTCTCACCCAGCTTCTTGGGGACACCCTTTGTGAGTTGGACCTTACCTCTTGCATCAATGTGACCGACCTGTCGGTGCGTTCCATCGCCACCTACTTGCAGAGGCTGGTAGTTCTGCGTCTTGGCTGGTGTAAAGAAGTCACAGACTGGGGTCTGCTAGGGATGGTGGAAACAACGAAGTGTGATCTTGATGAGGAGACG GAAGACAATGGGCCCAGGTTCACCCGCACCTTTGGCAATATGGGCTTCTTCAAGCCTCCTCGTCTGCCTTTTGAGGAGCGACCCAAATTGGTGACGCAGAATGATCTGGAGCAGTTCAGACAGCAGGCTGGAGCTTCGCTTTTAGCTCTGAACAGACTGCAGGAGTTGGACCTCTCTGCCATCTCCAAACtcactgacagcagcatcaTACAG GTGGTGCGCTATCCAGACCtccactgtctgtctctctccatgtTACCCGAGATCACAGATGCCAGCTTGGTGTCAGTAGCCTGGCACTGCCGCAGCCTCACCAGACTGGCTCTCAGCCACTGCCCAGGTATCAGTGACTGTGGCGTGGCACAAGCTGCACCGTACCTCCACAGACTGCAGCATCTCTATCTCTCCAGTTGCAATAACATCACTGACAG GTCCTTGGTCTTTCTGGCACAGCACTGTAAGCGTCTGAGGACACTCGACATctcaaagtgtaaaaacatctCCGTAACAACAGTGGACCTCCTACAGTCACAGCTGCCCTTCTTGGAAAATGTCAACTACAAATTCATAGGTGGGGCTGATCTGACTTTTTCACTGTGA
- the fbxl9 gene encoding F-box/LRR-repeat protein 3 isoform X2: MEEDVIETPELPVEILVYILSFLHPSDRKEASLVCRSWYHASQDLRFQKKVTFHFPASISSLELVRGLGTKSCCSLVISQLDGFSMSRSLLLEVGLCLGSKLESLALPGSSITEASLLTLLPHLTSLRRLDLRGLDSLFMSGAFLSREEHRQQVRSALSGLEELDLSDLRYLSDLTFNRLTSCTPHLRRLSLAGCHIAYEFDPYRGCPVGAVEDSSALLSLRSLRRLLTEQKSTLVALDLSRTSITPESLRNIAQVRELVLEELRLHGCKELTDYSVEVLVKHQPNLQKLDISACTELTSRSVEAIAHGLESLTHLSLSRDWRITEKGLADLLSVSSLRSLDLSECLHVSGAEIVKGLTGSSDARAQLEVLNLKSCTYIRLLGDTLCELDLTSCINVTDLSVRSIATYLQRLVVLRLGWCKEVTDWGLLGMVETTKCDLDEETEDNGPRFTRTFGNMGFFKPPRLPFEERPKLVTQNDLEQFRQQAGASLLALNRLQELDLSAISKLTDSSIIQVVRYPDLHCLSLSMLPEITDASLVSVAWHCRSLTRLALSHCPGISDCGVAQAAPYLHRLQHLYLSSCNNITDRSLVFLAQHCKRLRTLDISKCKNISVTTVDLLQSQLPFLENVNYKFIGGADLTFSL, translated from the exons AAGAAGGTCACCTTCCACTTCCCGGCTTCAATCTCGTCTTTGGAGCTGGTGAGGGGCCTGGGCACCAAATCATGCTGCAGTCTAGTTATCAGCCAGCTTGATGGCTTCAGTATGTCCAGATCGCTGCTACTGGAG GTCGGTCTGTGTCTGGGCTCTAAGTTGGAGAGCTTGGCTCTGCCTGGTAGCAGTATAACAGAGGCCTCTCTGCTGACCCTCCTGCCTCACCTCACTTCCCTCCGCAGGTTGGACCTCAGAGGCCTGGACAGCCTGTTTATGTCCGGTGCTTTCCTCTCCAGGGAGGAACACAGACAGCAG GTCAGATCCGCTCTTTCAGGTCTGGAGGAGTTGGACCTGTCTGACCTGCGCTATCTGTCCGACCTCACCTTCAATCGGCTCACCAGCTGCACCCCACACCTCCGCCGGCTCTCGCTAGCTGGCTGCCATATCGCTTACGAGTTTGACCCATATCGAGGGTGCCCGGTGGGAGCTGTGGAGGACTCGTCAGCTTTGTTGTCACTGAGGAGCCTGAGAAGGTTGTTGACAGAGCAGAAATCCACCCTTGTAGCTCTGGACCTCAGCAGGACCTCCATCACCCCCGAGTCACTACGCAATATCGCACAG GTTCGAGAATTGGTCTTAGAGGAACTGCGGTTGCATGGCTGTAAGGAGCTGACCGACTACTCAGTGGAGGTTCTGGTGAAACACCAGCCAAACCTCCAGAAACTGGACATCAGTGCCTGCACTGAGCTGACCAGCAGGTCTGTAGAGGCCATAGCACATGGCCTAGAGTCACTGACACACCTGTCCTTGTCCCGAGACTGGAGGATCACTGAAAAAG GCCTGGCTGACCTCCTGTCTGTGTCATCCCTGAGGAGTCTGGATCTGTCTGAGTGTCTGCACGTCAGTGGAGCTGAGATAGTGAAAGGATTGACAGGGTCCAGTGATGCTAGAGCACAGCTAGAGGTGCTCAACCTCAAAAGCTGCACCTACATCAGG CTTCTTGGGGACACCCTTTGTGAGTTGGACCTTACCTCTTGCATCAATGTGACCGACCTGTCGGTGCGTTCCATCGCCACCTACTTGCAGAGGCTGGTAGTTCTGCGTCTTGGCTGGTGTAAAGAAGTCACAGACTGGGGTCTGCTAGGGATGGTGGAAACAACGAAGTGTGATCTTGATGAGGAGACG GAAGACAATGGGCCCAGGTTCACCCGCACCTTTGGCAATATGGGCTTCTTCAAGCCTCCTCGTCTGCCTTTTGAGGAGCGACCCAAATTGGTGACGCAGAATGATCTGGAGCAGTTCAGACAGCAGGCTGGAGCTTCGCTTTTAGCTCTGAACAGACTGCAGGAGTTGGACCTCTCTGCCATCTCCAAACtcactgacagcagcatcaTACAG GTGGTGCGCTATCCAGACCtccactgtctgtctctctccatgtTACCCGAGATCACAGATGCCAGCTTGGTGTCAGTAGCCTGGCACTGCCGCAGCCTCACCAGACTGGCTCTCAGCCACTGCCCAGGTATCAGTGACTGTGGCGTGGCACAAGCTGCACCGTACCTCCACAGACTGCAGCATCTCTATCTCTCCAGTTGCAATAACATCACTGACAG GTCCTTGGTCTTTCTGGCACAGCACTGTAAGCGTCTGAGGACACTCGACATctcaaagtgtaaaaacatctCCGTAACAACAGTGGACCTCCTACAGTCACAGCTGCCCTTCTTGGAAAATGTCAACTACAAATTCATAGGTGGGGCTGATCTGACTTTTTCACTGTGA
- the fbxl9 gene encoding F-box/LRR-repeat protein 3 isoform X3 has protein sequence MEEDVIETPELPVEILVYILSFLHPSDRKEASLVCRSWYHASQDLRFQKKVTFHFPASISSLELVRGLGTKSCCSLVISQLDGFSMSRSLLLEVGLCLGSKLESLALPGSSITEASLLTLLPHLTSLRRLDLRGLDSLFMSGAFLSREEHRQQVRSALSGLEELDLSDLRYLSDLTFNRLTSCTPHLRRLSLAGCHIAYEFDPYRGCPVGAVEDSSALLSLRSLRRLLTEQKSTLVALDLSRTSITPESLRNIAQVRELVLEELRLHGCKELTDYSVEVLVKHQPNLQKLDISACTELTSRSVEAIAHGLESLTHLSLSRDWRITEKGLADLLSVSSLRSLDLSECLHVSGAEIVKGLTGSSDARAQLEVLNLKSCTYIRDLAIFSLTQLLGDTLCELDLTSCINVTDLSVRSIATYLQRLVVLRLGWCKEVTDWGLLGMVETTKCDLDEETEDNGPRFTRTFGNMGFFKPPRLPFEERPKLVTQNDLEQFRQQAGASLLALNRLQELDLSAISKLTDSSIIQVVRYPDLHCLSLSMLPEITDASLVSVAWHCRSLTRLALSHCPGISDCGVAQAAPYLHRLQHLYLSSCNNITDSTVSV, from the exons AAGAAGGTCACCTTCCACTTCCCGGCTTCAATCTCGTCTTTGGAGCTGGTGAGGGGCCTGGGCACCAAATCATGCTGCAGTCTAGTTATCAGCCAGCTTGATGGCTTCAGTATGTCCAGATCGCTGCTACTGGAG GTCGGTCTGTGTCTGGGCTCTAAGTTGGAGAGCTTGGCTCTGCCTGGTAGCAGTATAACAGAGGCCTCTCTGCTGACCCTCCTGCCTCACCTCACTTCCCTCCGCAGGTTGGACCTCAGAGGCCTGGACAGCCTGTTTATGTCCGGTGCTTTCCTCTCCAGGGAGGAACACAGACAGCAG GTCAGATCCGCTCTTTCAGGTCTGGAGGAGTTGGACCTGTCTGACCTGCGCTATCTGTCCGACCTCACCTTCAATCGGCTCACCAGCTGCACCCCACACCTCCGCCGGCTCTCGCTAGCTGGCTGCCATATCGCTTACGAGTTTGACCCATATCGAGGGTGCCCGGTGGGAGCTGTGGAGGACTCGTCAGCTTTGTTGTCACTGAGGAGCCTGAGAAGGTTGTTGACAGAGCAGAAATCCACCCTTGTAGCTCTGGACCTCAGCAGGACCTCCATCACCCCCGAGTCACTACGCAATATCGCACAG GTTCGAGAATTGGTCTTAGAGGAACTGCGGTTGCATGGCTGTAAGGAGCTGACCGACTACTCAGTGGAGGTTCTGGTGAAACACCAGCCAAACCTCCAGAAACTGGACATCAGTGCCTGCACTGAGCTGACCAGCAGGTCTGTAGAGGCCATAGCACATGGCCTAGAGTCACTGACACACCTGTCCTTGTCCCGAGACTGGAGGATCACTGAAAAAG GCCTGGCTGACCTCCTGTCTGTGTCATCCCTGAGGAGTCTGGATCTGTCTGAGTGTCTGCACGTCAGTGGAGCTGAGATAGTGAAAGGATTGACAGGGTCCAGTGATGCTAGAGCACAGCTAGAGGTGCTCAACCTCAAAAGCTGCACCTACATCAGG GATCTTGCAATTTTCTCTCTCACCCAGCTTCTTGGGGACACCCTTTGTGAGTTGGACCTTACCTCTTGCATCAATGTGACCGACCTGTCGGTGCGTTCCATCGCCACCTACTTGCAGAGGCTGGTAGTTCTGCGTCTTGGCTGGTGTAAAGAAGTCACAGACTGGGGTCTGCTAGGGATGGTGGAAACAACGAAGTGTGATCTTGATGAGGAGACG GAAGACAATGGGCCCAGGTTCACCCGCACCTTTGGCAATATGGGCTTCTTCAAGCCTCCTCGTCTGCCTTTTGAGGAGCGACCCAAATTGGTGACGCAGAATGATCTGGAGCAGTTCAGACAGCAGGCTGGAGCTTCGCTTTTAGCTCTGAACAGACTGCAGGAGTTGGACCTCTCTGCCATCTCCAAACtcactgacagcagcatcaTACAG GTGGTGCGCTATCCAGACCtccactgtctgtctctctccatgtTACCCGAGATCACAGATGCCAGCTTGGTGTCAGTAGCCTGGCACTGCCGCAGCCTCACCAGACTGGCTCTCAGCCACTGCCCAGGTATCAGTGACTGTGGCGTGGCACAAGCTGCACCGTACCTCCACAGACTGCAGCATCTCTATCTCTCCAGTTGCAATAACATCACTGACAG CACTGTAAGCGTCTGA
- the fbxl9 gene encoding F-box/LRR-repeat protein 14 isoform X4: MSRSLLLEVGLCLGSKLESLALPGSSITEASLLTLLPHLTSLRRLDLRGLDSLFMSGAFLSREEHRQQVRSALSGLEELDLSDLRYLSDLTFNRLTSCTPHLRRLSLAGCHIAYEFDPYRGCPVGAVEDSSALLSLRSLRRLLTEQKSTLVALDLSRTSITPESLRNIAQVRELVLEELRLHGCKELTDYSVEVLVKHQPNLQKLDISACTELTSRSVEAIAHGLESLTHLSLSRDWRITEKGLADLLSVSSLRSLDLSECLHVSGAEIVKGLTGSSDARAQLEVLNLKSCTYIRDLAIFSLTQLLGDTLCELDLTSCINVTDLSVRSIATYLQRLVVLRLGWCKEVTDWGLLGMVETTKCDLDEETEDNGPRFTRTFGNMGFFKPPRLPFEERPKLVTQNDLEQFRQQAGASLLALNRLQELDLSAISKLTDSSIIQVVRYPDLHCLSLSMLPEITDASLVSVAWHCRSLTRLALSHCPGISDCGVAQAAPYLHRLQHLYLSSCNNITDRSLVFLAQHCKRLRTLDISKCKNISVTTVDLLQSQLPFLENVNYKFIGGADLTFSL; the protein is encoded by the exons ATGTCCAGATCGCTGCTACTGGAG GTCGGTCTGTGTCTGGGCTCTAAGTTGGAGAGCTTGGCTCTGCCTGGTAGCAGTATAACAGAGGCCTCTCTGCTGACCCTCCTGCCTCACCTCACTTCCCTCCGCAGGTTGGACCTCAGAGGCCTGGACAGCCTGTTTATGTCCGGTGCTTTCCTCTCCAGGGAGGAACACAGACAGCAG GTCAGATCCGCTCTTTCAGGTCTGGAGGAGTTGGACCTGTCTGACCTGCGCTATCTGTCCGACCTCACCTTCAATCGGCTCACCAGCTGCACCCCACACCTCCGCCGGCTCTCGCTAGCTGGCTGCCATATCGCTTACGAGTTTGACCCATATCGAGGGTGCCCGGTGGGAGCTGTGGAGGACTCGTCAGCTTTGTTGTCACTGAGGAGCCTGAGAAGGTTGTTGACAGAGCAGAAATCCACCCTTGTAGCTCTGGACCTCAGCAGGACCTCCATCACCCCCGAGTCACTACGCAATATCGCACAG GTTCGAGAATTGGTCTTAGAGGAACTGCGGTTGCATGGCTGTAAGGAGCTGACCGACTACTCAGTGGAGGTTCTGGTGAAACACCAGCCAAACCTCCAGAAACTGGACATCAGTGCCTGCACTGAGCTGACCAGCAGGTCTGTAGAGGCCATAGCACATGGCCTAGAGTCACTGACACACCTGTCCTTGTCCCGAGACTGGAGGATCACTGAAAAAG GCCTGGCTGACCTCCTGTCTGTGTCATCCCTGAGGAGTCTGGATCTGTCTGAGTGTCTGCACGTCAGTGGAGCTGAGATAGTGAAAGGATTGACAGGGTCCAGTGATGCTAGAGCACAGCTAGAGGTGCTCAACCTCAAAAGCTGCACCTACATCAGG GATCTTGCAATTTTCTCTCTCACCCAGCTTCTTGGGGACACCCTTTGTGAGTTGGACCTTACCTCTTGCATCAATGTGACCGACCTGTCGGTGCGTTCCATCGCCACCTACTTGCAGAGGCTGGTAGTTCTGCGTCTTGGCTGGTGTAAAGAAGTCACAGACTGGGGTCTGCTAGGGATGGTGGAAACAACGAAGTGTGATCTTGATGAGGAGACG GAAGACAATGGGCCCAGGTTCACCCGCACCTTTGGCAATATGGGCTTCTTCAAGCCTCCTCGTCTGCCTTTTGAGGAGCGACCCAAATTGGTGACGCAGAATGATCTGGAGCAGTTCAGACAGCAGGCTGGAGCTTCGCTTTTAGCTCTGAACAGACTGCAGGAGTTGGACCTCTCTGCCATCTCCAAACtcactgacagcagcatcaTACAG GTGGTGCGCTATCCAGACCtccactgtctgtctctctccatgtTACCCGAGATCACAGATGCCAGCTTGGTGTCAGTAGCCTGGCACTGCCGCAGCCTCACCAGACTGGCTCTCAGCCACTGCCCAGGTATCAGTGACTGTGGCGTGGCACAAGCTGCACCGTACCTCCACAGACTGCAGCATCTCTATCTCTCCAGTTGCAATAACATCACTGACAG GTCCTTGGTCTTTCTGGCACAGCACTGTAAGCGTCTGAGGACACTCGACATctcaaagtgtaaaaacatctCCGTAACAACAGTGGACCTCCTACAGTCACAGCTGCCCTTCTTGGAAAATGTCAACTACAAATTCATAGGTGGGGCTGATCTGACTTTTTCACTGTGA
- the elmo3 gene encoding engulfment and cell motility protein 3, producing the protein MPQQKDIVKIAIQMPGAYPQLIQLDQKKPLSAVIKEVCDGWNLPGPENYALQYADGVQTYITESNRLDIKNGCILRLTKAPGRCAEDLFRGIQSSDSGVRCESLKELASVSTDVTFAQEFISRDGHLLLVKIVEESNESNVIMTHTLVGFMELMDHGIVSWENLSSVFIKKIASFVNAKPTDASIQQVSLDILESMVLSSHSLFLQVKQEITMERLIAHLQVTNQQIQTKAMALLMALLQTAGEADRQEMFAFLNKKNLRQYIYKNIIHSSGSVQDEMAHYLYVLQSVTLNHLEPRMRTPLDCCSQEQRDILHGLRQAAFETESEGGLTNERRRSLCAKEFKKLGFSNNSNPGQDLVRTPPGLLALDTMFYFATRYPDAYNRFVLENSSREDKHGCPFARSSIQLTLILCEILRIGEPPSETGSDYHPIFFSQDRLLEELFCVCIQLLNKTWKEMRATQEDFDKVMQVVREQITRTLSSKPTSLELFKNKVNALNYSEILKLRQTERLHQEETLASPVLELKERLKPELLELIRQQRLNRLCQGTMFRKISSRRRQDKLWYCRLSPNHKMLHYGDVEEDTDNPPIETLQEKIPVADIKGLLTGKDCPHMKENKGKQNKEVLDLAFSITYDVEEYSLNFIAPSRTDFCLWTDGLSVLLGRDMSSESMRSELEILLSMEIKLRLLDLENVPIPESAPVVPKPPSNYNFCYDFSQAEQ; encoded by the exons ATGCCACAGCAAAAGGACATAGTGAAGATAGCCATCCAGATGCCTGGGGCCTATCCACAGCTTATACAACTGGACCAG AAAAAGCCTCTGTCTGCTGTAATAAAGGAGGTGTGTGATGG ctgGAATCTCCCTGGTCCTGAGAACTACGCTCTGCAGTACGCTGATGGAGTGCAGACCTACATTACTGAATCT AATCGTTTGGACATCAAGAATGGCTGCATTCTACGTCTGACCAAGGCACCG GGTCGGTGTGCAGAGGACTTGTTCAGGGGCATCCAGAGCTCAGACTCAGGTGTCCGCTGTGAATCACTGAAGGAACTGGCGAGCGTCTCCACAGATGTGACCTTTGCTCAGGAGTTCATCAGCCGAGACGGACATCTCTTATTAGTCAAGATAGTAGAGGAATCTAATGA GAGTAATGTAATCATGACTCACACACTGGTAGGCTTCATGGAACTGATGGATCATGGGATAGTTTCTTGGGAGAACCTCTCATCTGTCTTCATCAAAAAG ATTGCCAGCTTCGTCAATGCCAAGCCGACTGATGCATCAATACAGCAGGTGTCCTTGGACATCCTGGAGAGCATGGTGCTAAGTAGCCACAGTCTCTTCCTgcaggtcaaacaggaaatcaCAATGGAGAGGCTTATTGCTCACCTCCAGGT GACGAATCAGCAGATACAGACCAAAGCCATGGCCCTGCTTATGGCCCTACTACAGACAGCaggagaggcagacagacag GAAATGTTTGCATTCCTGAATAAGAAGAATCTCCGTCAGTACATTTATAAG AACATCATCCATAGTTCTGGTTCAGTCCAGGACGAGATGGCCCACTACCTCTATGTCCTACAGTCAGTTACTTTAAATCACCTGGAGCCTCGCATGAGGACACCTCTGGACTGTTGCAGCCAG GAGCAGAGAGACATCCTTCATGGTTTGCGGCAGGCGGCGTTTGAGACAGAAAGTGAGGGCGGACTGACTAATGAGAGACGACGATCACTCTGCGCTAAAGAGTTCAAGAAGTTGGGATTCTCT AACAACAGTAACCCTGGTCAGGACTTGGTGAGGACACCTCCTGGTCTTTTAGCTTTGGacaccatgttttattttgccacaCGCTATCCTGATGCCTACAACAGG TTTGTTCTGGAGAACAGCAGTAGGGAGGACAAACACGGGTGCCCGTTTGCCAGGAGCAGCATACAGCTCACACTCATCCTGTGTGAAATTCTTCGTATCGGAGAGCCAC CCTCAGAGACAGGATCTGACTACCACCCCATCTTCTTCAGTCAGGATCGGCTGTTGGAGGAGCTTTTTTGTGTCTGCATTCAGCTACTCAACAAGACCTGGAAGGAGATGAGAGCCACACAGGAGGACTTTGACAAG GTGATGCAGGTGGTGAGGGAGCAGATCACCAGGACGTTGTCCAGTAAACCGACCTCACTGGAGCTCTTCAAGAACAAAGTTAACGCTCTCAACTACAGTGAGATCCTCAAACTGCGGCAGACAGAGCGGCTGCACCAGGAAGAGACACTTGCTTCACCTGTACT GGAACTCAAAGAGCGCCTGAAGCCAGAGCTACTGGAGTTGATCCGCCAACAGAGACTCAACAGGCTGTGTCAGGGAACAATGTTTAGGAAGATCAGCAGCCGACGTAGACAGG ATAAACTGTGGTATTGTCGCTTATCACCTAATCACAAAATGCTTCACTACGGTGATGTCGAGGAAGACACCGACAATCCGCCAATAGAAACACTGCAAGAAAAGA TTCCAGTGGCCGATATCAAAGGCCTCCTGACAGgaaaagactgtcctcacatgAAAGAGAACAAAGGCAAACAAAACAAG GAGGTGTTGGACCTGGCATTCAGCATCACATATGATGTAGAAGAGTACAGTTTGAACTTCATTGCCCCCTCCAGAACTGAT TTCTGCCTGTGGACAGATGGACTGAGTGTTCTCTTGGGTCGTGACATGAGTAGTGAATCCATGCGCAGCGAGCTGGAGATTCTTCTCTCCATGGAAATCAAACTTCGCCTTTTGGACCTGGAGAATGTCCCCATTCCTGAAAGCGCACCAGTCGTCCCCAAACCACCAAGCAACTACAACTTCTGCTACGACTTCAGCCAGGCTGAGCAGTAG